Genomic segment of Pochonia chlamydosporia 170 chromosome 1, whole genome shotgun sequence:
ATTGCGGTTTGCTCACAAAAGTGGTCGAAAGCTGCACGGCTGGCACTGTAAGATACTAGATCTCGGCAGACCTTTGCCTTTGAAGGGGAAAGCTAACCATGAGACAGATATCAAGACATTCAATTAGTCGGACCGGATTCCGTTGCTCATAAGAAGAGATTCAAGATATCACAAGGTAGTCGTATGTTGCTGTTGCGCCGCACTCTGAGAGCAAACTCAGAACTTGCATCGATAGTTCGCACACTCAAGGTTCCAGCGCCTGAAGCCCTGGTCGGTCTATCCAATGCCAAGTGCTCGGCCGTCGTTGAGCAATATGAGAACAATGTTGCGGCACTGATTATGGCATGCCCTAATCTAGAGAGGCTGTCGGGACCCATGTTTGCATACGACCATTCTTTCAAGAGAATGTTTCATGCTCTATCCACGAGAACAAACTTGAGAGATATGAACTGGCTTATTGAATCGACTGGTTTAACAATACACCAGGCGAACACAACTTCGGCGTCGAAGAACTGCACTCCGGTGACCAACAGCGAACTCCAAGCCCATCAGGAGATTGCCTTCCTAGAGCAACATCGATGCTGGACAAAATTAACCAGTCTATCCGTGCAGTGTTTGCCGAATGCGACGCTCGCACCCGAGACGTTGCTTGCTAGAACTCTTACAGTTCTCCCCTCCCTTCAACACTTACACCTTTGCAACTTGCCACCGAATGCGTTCAACGACTCCAATCTCTTATCCCTTCCCTCTCTGACAAGTCTGACTCTCTCCAATATCCGCGGTATTTCGTCAAAAGGGCTTTCATCCTTTGCCACGCGCCCAAACAGCCAATCTCTTCGACGGCTTGTTCTACGTCACACACCACTGACCTCCTTGCCCACCCTGGCTCGtatcttctccaacttgccgTCTCTATCGAATTTTTCACTAGTACAATCGTTCCCTCCATTGATGCCAGAGTCGGATTCGTTTATTCTTTGGATGATGCCCTATTTGGCGTCAACTactttgaagaagctgcattGGGATATTACTAGCCACCCCGATAGTGTTAATGCAGCCGATGATATCCTCGCAAGAAGCATTGAAGCTGGCGGATTTCCATTGTTAAAAACACTACGAACACCAAACGACCCGGATGGTGTATTTCAACAACTATGTCGGCCCGTGGAGAGAATTGACCTTGCGACTGATCGATTCCGAAGCATGTCTGTTTCTGAATTCGGAAGCGTGCCCAGCTCGCCAACAAAACACCTCGCAAAATCGCCCACGACGAGCTCCTTGCCTTCCATCATGCCCGCCAGCCCCTACACCAACCTGGTCATCGCACGCTTGGCAGCGCAGGCACGACTGGATCGGTCAAGAGACTCTCACGTTTTTCAAGTGAATGTCACTGACGAAGGGGGTGATCTTGTGGAAACTTTTGGACTGGCAGGCTATATTGGCACGGTGGGCAGCGAAATCGACTACTACCTCTTCCCCGATGAGGGATCAACAGACGAAAAAGGCGGTCTTGTTGATTTGCCAGATCTATGTGCAGATTCCGGCGAATCTATTATTGCCGGTAGCAAAGGGTGCAGCGGAAGCTGGAACTGGAGAG
This window contains:
- a CDS encoding F-box domain-containing protein (similar to Beauveria bassiana ARSEF 2860 XP_008593894.1) — its product is MSPTMTMRPVHPAAFERMPDLYSIPEDANAAIDNNRQPRSLTRPSTAGAADASPYPMYPGLQTPNMDRTRSMEATPTLNRPRKLSGTADHSLPGVRSQGPVGLRTRSPSWGGGLSYDQVDPLSWRSNTLQSQTHMSLRKQKSRAGLGNLFNSLPGEVLDVILEKLQELHLNKESESCATCWMRDVCNIAVCSQKWSKAARLALYQDIQLVGPDSVAHKKRFKISQGSRMLLLRRTLRANSELASIVRTLKVPAPEALVGLSNAKCSAVVEQYENNVAALIMACPNLERLSGPMFAYDHSFKRMFHALSTRTNLRDMNWLIESTGLTIHQANTTSASKNCTPVTNSELQAHQEIAFLEQHRCWTKLTSLSVQCLPNATLAPETLLARTLTVLPSLQHLHLCNLPPNAFNDSNLLSLPSLTSLTLSNIRGISSKGLSSFATRPNSQSLRRLVLRHTPLTSLPTLARIFSNLPSLSNFSLVQSFPPLMPESDSFILWMMPYLASTTLKKLHWDITSHPDSVNAADDILARSIEAGGFPLLKTLRTPNDPDGVFQQLCRPVERIDLATDRFRSMSVSEFGSVPSSPTKHLAKSPTTSSLPSIMPASPYTNLVIARLAAQARLDRSRDSHVFQVNVTDEGGDLVETFGLAGYIGTVGSEIDYYLFPDEGSTDEKGGLVDLPDLCADSGESIIAGSKGCSGSWNWREGVLADKREKETWWHTERGRWQRVGL